AACCGCAAATTTTAGTTACCTGATCATAGTGTATGTAGACATGGTAAAACATGTAGATGAACAGTAGAATTCTTGCTGTCTGCAAACACAATATGAATCCTTAGCCATTTATAGATTCTAAACAAAATAAAAAAGGTATACAAAAACTCACCAACCAAGCCAAGAAAATAGCAACTCCATTAATAAGATAAGCTTTAGACCGCTTCAAACCAGCAGTGTCAAGGAACCATCTAAGATTGATAGATGGTGTAGTCACTTCAGATATTAAAACCATGTATGTGTAAAGCTGAGCCTCTCCTGAGAACAGAGAATACGCTACTGCTACTCCAGATAAGCTGTGATGGAAAATCTATAAAGGAACACAGCCATTATCACCTAAATCAAGATTATCTGAAATTAATGGAGAGAACACACAAAAGCTATCTTGTGTCTACAACTTACATATTCTAATCCTCCTAGAGAAGGGTAAAGCCAAATGATCATTCCAAGATCAGCAAGAAAGTAACCAACTGATACCTATTATGACAAACACATCAATGCTCATCAGGATGGTTTCAAGAAGAAACATGAGAAGTGAACAAGATGAAAACTTACTCCTAAACCAAAGTTAGATAGAGGCGAGCTACGAAGTACCATAAGGCCTTGAAGACTTGTTTGGTCAGAAAACAAATCAGAGAAGAACACAAAGTAAAGTGCCATCAATGATATAAAAATCGCATGAACTGTAGAAATACCCCTGGCAAATATTTTGTATCATAAGCCAAAGTGATAAGAGATGAAACACAACAAACAAAAGGCTGGAACAAGGAGCATTTAAACTCACCTGTTGTTCCATTCAATCCTCTTCATTTTTGTGAGAGCTGAGTAAGATTTGATATGAATAGAGCTGTATGAATCCGTAAGATCGTAGACCTATTTATCGAAAAGAGCATAGGCTACACTGTTTAAATCAGAAAGAAAGGATGTGAGGTTTGAAATTGCATGTGAACTAGAACCATACTTACCATCTTGCAGAGAAAGATTCCTGCAAGAACAGAAGTATAAGGAAGCAATGGATCAGATAACAGATAGCGTTTAACAAAACCCTCTGCCTGATTCTGGTAAGACGTGACGTCCATGATTGTCTCTAGTTCTCGATCTTCTGTGGTGAATGGTTTTAATTCTTCCCCTCAAACTTAACTTCTTTCAAGCTTCGTAAAAGAGAAAGAAACTTCATCTAAGTCAATTCTCTTCTCTCAAACACACATTAAATACAAATATTAAAATACAATATAACCTTTGATGGCTTATAGCCATGGTTTTGTGAAAGAAACGAAGAAAGGAGACAAGAATTCTTACATTAACTTTCTCGAATATTCGTATGCGCAAGAATAAGACAATGAAAGACTCTGTTTCTTGCTTTGTGTTTTGTTTATGAGAGAAAACCTCAAGCCGAGATAACCTTAAAACTGTTAAACGAACAAGGATAGACCCAGAAGCAATCAACACGTGAACCGCAAAAAAAGATGCAGAAGAAACGCCAAGACGATGAAGAAGGACGTTACAGAGATGAGATGGATAAAAGGGTATTTCTTTAGAAGCTTCAAGAAATCATCCAAGTAGGTAATGAGAGATTTTACTCAATTTCTTGACTCGCAAGAGGTGCTGTAACCGAACAACTCACAAGTAGTTATCTTAAGAATAATCGAGAGAAAAAAAAAGTAAATAAAAATAAATAAAGATTTTTTCCTTTTTATTTATTCCACTAATTAATTAACAAAGAGGTTTTGCTTGAAGAATGCCTATAGTAAGACGATTTAAATTGTGTTTTGCAAGAAAACTTAAGAGAGGAAGTTAATTAAGGAAAGAATCTAATTTTTAGTATATGAAAAAAAAGAAACTATCTTCTTTTGGTTTTGTCCTAGAAAAAGGGAAGGTAGCTGGATTTTAGGATCAACCAAGTATGTCTCTATCTGCAAAATATTTGGTATTTGGGTTATGAATTGTTGTTTCTCCTTGTACATCAAGTAAAAATAATGATAAATGTTTTATAGATTTCGTGAGTTCTACCAAATGTTATAATCTACATATATTATTTTAAAAATAATACATATATAATTAAATACTCACTTAAACTGAGAAAATTTTGAAAATTAATGTTTACCATAAATATTAATTAGTATTAGAAAAAGATTAAATATATGTTAATTAGCTGCCAAACGATTTTTAGAAAAAACTTATTCATATACATGATTCAAATGAAAAAAAATCTAAAAAAATCCAAAACATAAAGCAGTTTTGCAAATCAAAACTAGTCCCCTTCGACCATAAGTAAATCAAGAATGACGTGACCTATTTGGCTATTTCTAACATGTTGAACTAAAAGCATTTAGACAGTTTAAATTATTTTGGAAGTGGAACTAAATATATATATTTTTGTGTTATTCAATGTTTGGTAGGCTTGTTAGCTTGAAGATGTTAGCCTAACATATGTGTTGAATCTATAGTGTGGACCACTTGAAATCAACCTAAGAACGCAGTTAAACATTTGTGAAATTAAAAATATCAGAAAGGCAGAACATAATATTCATCATTGTGAAGAAACTC
This sequence is a window from Brassica oleracea var. oleracea cultivar TO1000 chromosome C1, BOL, whole genome shotgun sequence. Protein-coding genes within it:
- the LOC106305725 gene encoding transmembrane protein 56 isoform X2; its protein translation is MDVTSYQNQAEGFVKRYLLSDPLLPYTSVLAGIFLCKMVYDLTDSYSSIHIKSYSALTKMKRIEWNNSLQGLMVLRSSPLSNFGLGVSVGYFLADLGMIIWLYPSLGGLEYIFHHSLSGVAVAYSLFSGEAQLYTYMVLISEVTTPSINLRWFLDTAGLKRSKAYLINGVAIFLAWLTARILLFIYMFYHVYIHYDQVVQLNTFGYLLVFVVPIALSVMNLMWFGKIVKGLKKTLEKRQ
- the LOC106305725 gene encoding transmembrane protein 56 isoform X1, translated to MDVTSYQNQAEGFVKRYLLSDPLLPYTSVLAGIFLCKMVYDLTDSYSSIHIKSYSALTKMKRIEWNNRGISTVHAIFISLMALYFVFFSDLFSDQTSLQGLMVLRSSPLSNFGLGVSVGYFLADLGMIIWLYPSLGGLEYIFHHSLSGVAVAYSLFSGEAQLYTYMVLISEVTTPSINLRWFLDTAGLKRSKAYLINGVAIFLAWLTARILLFIYMFYHVYIHYDQVVQLNTFGYLLVFVVPIALSVMNLMWFGKIVKGLKKTLEKRQ